In Ipomoea triloba cultivar NCNSP0323 chromosome 7, ASM357664v1, a single genomic region encodes these proteins:
- the LOC116025398 gene encoding rho GTPase-activating protein 5-like, translating to MTEVLHSSCSSPSSSPTVRALSFEEEEEIDKERDQLSLLAILVTLFRKSFWVACKTDSGGELCGPGRMEIGWPTNVRHVAHVTFDRFNGFLGLPVEFEPEVPTRAPSASTTVFGVSTESMQLSFDSRGNSVPTILLLMQRRLYAHGGLQAEGIFRINAENGQEENVRDHLNSGVVPEDIDVHCLAGLIKAWFRELPSGVLDSLSQEQVMQCDSEEDCVALVRLLPATEAALLDWAINLMADVVQEEHRNKMNSHNIAVVFAPNMTQMADPLTALMYVVQVMNFLKRLIEKTLREREDFLAELYPTPSLEPSGENGHQSPPQLIPGKNKKSVEGLTEVFSEKEPYLESFSDSNKLSNLANEEHTSTEESDTNGFSVHTTTNAREAGVMNFEQTDHKVGRSNNYKQANGPVTVNVLRAVVQSLGIDVKFQGISNFSRINSISERVETWR from the exons ATGACAGAGGTCCTCCATTCGTCTTGCTCCTCTCCATCGTCTTCTCCTACAGTTAGGGCATTGTCTtttgaggaagaagaggaaataGATAAGGAGAGAGATCAGTTGTCTCTGTTGGCCATTTTGGTGACTTTGTTCAGAAAGAGTTTCTGGGTGGCTTGCAAGACTGATAGTGGAGGAGAGCTCTGTGGTCCTGGGAGGATGGAGATTGGATGGCCTACTAATGTGCGCCACGTTGCTCATGTTACCTTCGATAGATTCAATGGCTTCTTGGGTCTGCCTGTGGAGTTTGAGCCTGAGGTTCCCACAAGAGCCCCTAGTGCAAG CACTACTGTTTTTGGAGTGTCAACGGAATCTATGCAATTATCGTTCGATTCCAGAGGGAACAGTGTTCCAACTATTCTCCTGTTGATGCAAAGGCGTCTATATGCTCACGGTGGCCTGCAG GCTGAAGGAATTTTCAGAATAAATGCAGAGAACGGGCAGGAGGAGAATGTAAGAGACCACTTAAACAGTGGAGTAGTTCCAGAAGACATTGATGTACACTGTCTGGCAGGCCTCATTAAG GCTTGGTTCCGAGAACTCCCAAGTGGGGTGTTGGATTCTCTTTCTCAGGAGCAGGTAATGCAATGCGACTCGGAAGAGGACTGTGTTGCACTCGTAAGACTATTGCCTGCCACGGAAGCTGCTCTTCTCGACTGGGCCATCAACTTGATGGCTGATGTTGTCCAAGAAGAACATCGAAACAAGATGAATTCGCACAACATCGCAGTGGTGTTTGCCCCGAACATGACACAG ATGGCAGACCCGTTGACTGCACTGATGTATGTAGTCCAGGTGATGAACTTCTTGAAGAGACTTATCGAGAAGACATTACGAGAAAGAGAAGATTTCCTTGCAGAACTATATCCAACTCCCAGCCTCGAGCCATCTGGCGAGAATGGCCACCAAAGTCCACCACAACTTATCCCGGGGAAAAACAAAAAGTCAGTTGAAGGGTTAACAGAAGTGTTCTCCGAAAAGGAACCCTACCTGGAGAGCTTTTCTGATTCTAATAAACTTTCTAACCTCGCCAATGAAGAACATACTTCTACGGAGGAATCTGATACAAACGGGTTCAGTGTCCACACTACGACTAATGCAAGAGAAGCTGGTGTCATGAATTTCGAGCAGACAGACCACAAAGTAGGCCGGTCTAACAATTATAAGCAGGCTAATGGCCCCGTGACAGTTAATGTGCTTCGGGCTGTTGTTCAATCTCTAGGAATCGATGTTAAATTCCAAGGAATTAGCAATTTCAGCCGAATCAATTCCATTTCAGAGCGGGTTGAGACCTGGAGATGA
- the LOC116025400 gene encoding pre-mRNA-splicing factor 38 — protein MANRTDPTAKSIHGTNPQNLVEKIVRSKIYQNTYWKEQCFGLTAETLVDKAMELDHLGGTFGGNRKPTPFMCLVMKMLQIQPEKDIVVEFIKNEDYKYVRVLGAFYLRLTGTDIDIYRYLEPLYNDYRKLRLKSSEGKFTLTHVDEYIDELLTSDYSCDIALPRIKKRWTLESLAQLEPRRSALEDDFEEEEEKDEDEQLTTGLDDGHDKDYYHGHSPTRERDRDRRRDRDSHRYRDRDYNRDRDYDRDYDRDRDYDRERGRGRDRDRDRDRDRDRDRERDRERHRLREDKDYGRDRDRERDREGRERDRRDRGRRRSHSRSRSRDRKDRDRDDERRKRHARSSASPTRDEPKKKKKAEKETREDGTDHPDPEIAEANRLRASLGLKPLK, from the exons ATGGCTAACCGCACGGACCCAACGGCGAAGAGCATACACGGAACCAATCCTCAGAACCTTGTGGAGAAAATAGTGCGGTCGAAGATTTACCAGAACACTTACTGGAAGGAGCAGTGCTTCGGGCTGACGGCGGAGACGCTGGTCGACAAGGCTATGGAGCTGGATCACCTTGGCGGAACCTTCGGCGGAAACCGCAAGCCCACGCCTTTCATGTGCCTCGTCATGAAGATGCTCCAGATCCAGCCGGAGAAGGACATCGTCGTCGAATTTATCAAAAATGAGGATTACAAGTATGTCCGTGTCCTCGGCGCCTTTTACTTGCGTCTTACCGGAACGGATATCGACATTTATCGCTACCTTGAGCCCCTGTACAATGATTATCGCAAGTTGAGGCTCAAATCATCTGAGGGAA AGTTTACTTTAACTCATGTGGACGAGTATATTGACGAGCTGCTTACAAGTGATTACTCTTGCGATATTGCCCTGCCTAGAATTAAGAAAAG aTGGACCCTTGAATCTCTTGCTCAACTCGAACCCCGAAGAAGTGCTTTGGAAGATGACTttgaagaggaggaggagaaggatGAGGATGAGCAGTTAACTACTGGATTAGATGATGGGCATGATAAG GATTATTATCATGGTCACAGTCCGACAAGGGAAAGAGATAGGGACAGGAGGCGAGATAGAGATAGTCACAGATACAG GGATCGTGATTATAACAGAGACCGAGATTATGATAGAGACTATGACAGGGATCGTGACTATGATAGAGAACGGGGAAGAGGACGTGACAGGGATAGGGATAGGGATAGGGATAGAGACAGAGATAGAGAAAGGGACAGGGAACGCCATCGATTGAGGGAAGACAAGGACTATGGCCGTGATAGGGATCGAGAAAGGGACAGAGAAGGCAGGGAACGGGATAGACGAGATCGCGGTCGCAGAAGGAGCCACTCTAGAAGCAGAAGCCGAGACCGCAAGGATCGTGATCGTGATGATGAGCGCCGTAAGAGACATGCTCGCAGCAGTGCTAGTCCCACTAGGGATGAAcccaagaaaaagaagaaagctGAGAAGGAGACGAGAGAGGATGGAACCGATCATCCAGACCCAGAGATTGCCGAAGCAAATAGACTGAGGGCATCCCTTGGGTTGAAACCTTTGAAGTAG
- the LOC116025401 gene encoding anther-specific protein LAT52-like produces the protein MAKAALAIISTLCIVAAMAGSGSCHPGESFTVKGKVYCDPCRLKFETRISENIADAVVKLECRNMTTEKVTYTKETTTGADGTYSMTVEGEHEDEICDVTVEKSPREDCKEAAAGLEKAQVVLSDNVGMHSNVRYANPLFFMKEKVSKDCAKVVKELDFVPLEM, from the coding sequence atggCAAAGGCGGCTCTTGCAATCATCTCCACACTTTGCATCGTGGCCGCCATGGCCGGCTCCGGCAGCTGCCACCCCGGGGAATCCTTCACCGTGAAGGGCAAGGTTTACTGCGACCCTTGCCGCCTCAAATTCGAGACCAGAATCAGCGAGAACATCGCGGATGCGGTTGTGAAGCTAGAGTGCCGGAATATGACGACAGAAAAAGTGACGTACACGAAGGAGACGACTACAGGCGCGGATGGGACGTATTCGATGACGGTGGAGGGGGAGCACGAGGATGAGATATGTGACGTGACGGTGGAGAAGAGCCCGAGGGAGGATTGCAAGGAGGCGGCGGCGGGTTTGGAGAAGGCGCAGGTGGTTTTAAGTGACAACGTGGGAATGCACAGCAATGTAAGATATGCTAACCCGCTGTTCTTCATGAAGGAAAAGGTTTCTAAGGACTGCGCCAAAGTGGTGAAGGAGTTGGACTTTGTTCCTCTTGAAATGTAA